Proteins from one Vibrio coralliirubri genomic window:
- a CDS encoding homogentisate 1,2-dioxygenase, whose protein sequence is MHKWISFPHREGVCSKQAHADFPEEAIYEREAGRSGFFGPAAHFHHQHAPTGWSEWEGDLRPRAFDFTLVEKASQITPWAVPHLLHNADCKIRVWRMDEMMDFLVRNSDGDELLFIHQGSADLYCDYGHLEVSEGDYVMIPRSTNWRLEPSEPMFILMIENTDAAYSLPEKGMVGNHAVFDPAVLEIPSINDQFRAQYSENQTQVQVKRHDKVSVITYPFNPLDAIGWHGDLAVVKVNWRDIRPLMSHRYHLPPSAHTTFVGAGFVVCTFVPRPIESDPGALKVPFYHNNDDYDEVLFYHAGDFFSRDNIEAGMVTFHPAGFTHGPHPKAFKAGQAHKKKFTDEVAVMIDTRHALQFSDELDSVENKEYVYSWQDSGLKEMADDKK, encoded by the coding sequence ATGCATAAATGGATCTCGTTTCCTCATCGGGAGGGTGTGTGTTCGAAACAAGCGCATGCTGATTTCCCCGAAGAGGCCATCTATGAGCGAGAAGCGGGTCGAAGTGGATTTTTCGGCCCTGCCGCTCACTTTCATCACCAACATGCTCCAACTGGTTGGTCGGAGTGGGAGGGCGATTTACGTCCTCGCGCTTTTGATTTTACGCTGGTGGAAAAAGCCAGCCAGATAACCCCTTGGGCGGTGCCTCATCTTTTGCACAATGCGGACTGCAAAATTCGCGTATGGCGCATGGACGAGATGATGGATTTCTTGGTGCGTAACTCCGATGGCGATGAACTGCTGTTCATTCACCAAGGCAGCGCTGATCTCTATTGTGATTATGGCCATTTAGAAGTGAGTGAAGGGGATTATGTGATGATCCCGCGCTCGACCAACTGGCGCTTAGAGCCAAGTGAGCCGATGTTCATCTTGATGATTGAGAATACAGACGCGGCTTACTCACTGCCAGAGAAAGGCATGGTCGGCAATCACGCGGTGTTTGACCCGGCGGTTCTTGAAATTCCTTCGATCAATGACCAATTCCGCGCTCAGTACTCAGAAAATCAAACTCAGGTTCAGGTGAAGCGCCACGACAAAGTCAGTGTGATCACCTATCCGTTCAATCCATTGGATGCAATTGGCTGGCATGGCGACTTAGCCGTGGTGAAAGTGAATTGGCGCGATATCAGACCGCTGATGTCACATCGTTACCATTTGCCACCGTCCGCGCACACTACGTTTGTTGGTGCGGGATTTGTGGTGTGTACCTTTGTGCCACGCCCAATTGAGAGCGATCCAGGCGCATTGAAAGTGCCGTTCTATCACAACAATGATGATTATGACGAAGTGCTTTTCTATCACGCTGGTGACTTCTTTAGCCGCGACAATATTGAAGCGGGAATGGTGACTTTCCACCCGGCTGGCTTCACACATGGCCCTCACCCTAAAGCCTTTAAGGCTGGGCAAGCGCACAAGAAGAAGTTTACCGACGAAGTGGCGGTGATGATTGATACTCGCCATGCACTGCAGTTCTCTGACGAACTCGATAGCGTTGAGAACAAAGAATATGTCTACAGTTGGCAAGACTCTGGTTTGAAAGAAATGGCTGACGATAAGAAATAA
- a CDS encoding substrate-binding periplasmic protein: MKKHLIFASIVSLFSSSYAFASEPLHYYIIASQAQPFQIETDGLSHRGIVSDIVEAVFDDSQYEINYHTYPFNRMIDKLDARENPNWVTYGSPSWGNIQSANLSKDPIYNVKHVLLSSGKKPFEFNTIDDLDGKAVVLLVGFEYPNLEPYIQQGKLNEIRVKDYTAAFRVLNRAPGDTVFVEMESRIKYNLNEQKLSIDDYQMQEFGSVINNYPIHLAFDPEMDPKLQSFINQRLDTMKDDGQIDDIVQSYL, encoded by the coding sequence ATGAAAAAACATCTTATCTTTGCATCCATAGTCAGTTTGTTTTCAAGCAGTTATGCTTTTGCAAGCGAACCTCTTCACTACTACATTATTGCGAGCCAAGCGCAACCTTTTCAGATCGAAACTGACGGGTTATCTCACAGAGGAATCGTTTCAGATATTGTGGAAGCCGTGTTTGATGACAGCCAATATGAGATCAACTATCACACCTACCCTTTTAATCGAATGATCGACAAGCTCGATGCGAGAGAGAACCCAAACTGGGTTACCTATGGCAGCCCTAGTTGGGGAAACATCCAATCTGCGAACCTATCTAAAGATCCGATTTACAATGTAAAACACGTGTTACTGAGTAGTGGTAAAAAGCCATTTGAGTTCAACACAATCGATGATCTAGACGGGAAAGCCGTGGTATTGCTGGTGGGATTTGAGTATCCGAACTTGGAACCTTATATCCAACAGGGCAAGCTCAACGAGATTCGAGTAAAAGATTACACTGCTGCGTTTCGTGTCCTGAACCGAGCACCTGGCGATACCGTGTTTGTGGAAATGGAATCACGAATCAAATACAACCTAAACGAGCAAAAACTGAGTATTGATGATTACCAGATGCAAGAGTTTGGTTCTGTAATCAATAACTACCCTATCCATTTGGCGTTTGACCCTGAGATGGATCCTAAGCTGCAAAGCTTCATCAACCAACGGCTAGACACAATGAAAGACGATGGACAGATCGACGACATCGTACAGAGTTACTTGTAG
- a CDS encoding ATP-binding cassette domain-containing protein yields the protein MSQPIFQVKNLVKEFTVGGGFGKEEIFRALHGVSFDLHAGKTLALVGESGCGKSTCARLMTKVYPATEGEILFKGRDISTLKSRKDILDYRSRVQMVFQDPFGSLNPTHTIEHHLTRPLKIHKQVATKQALTERLKELLTLVELPIETLAKYPHELSGGQRQRVNLARALAVGAEVILADEPTSMLDVSIRLGVLNLMQKMKKELGIGFLYITHDLATAHYIAEETAVMYKGQIVEWGSTQSILTNPQHPYTKLLISAVPDPDLPFGELVKNEPNYSIDADRIREQSSEIQHEIKQVADNHFVKQWDNVA from the coding sequence ATGTCACAACCTATTTTTCAAGTAAAAAACCTCGTTAAAGAATTCACTGTTGGTGGTGGATTTGGCAAAGAAGAGATCTTTAGAGCACTGCATGGCGTGAGTTTTGACTTACATGCAGGTAAAACACTGGCACTGGTTGGCGAATCTGGCTGCGGGAAAAGCACCTGCGCACGATTGATGACCAAGGTTTACCCTGCGACAGAGGGAGAGATACTGTTCAAAGGCAGAGATATCTCTACGCTGAAAAGCCGTAAAGATATCTTGGATTATCGCAGCCGTGTGCAAATGGTGTTTCAAGACCCCTTTGGTTCACTCAATCCCACTCACACCATTGAGCACCATTTAACGCGCCCACTTAAGATCCATAAACAGGTAGCCACTAAACAGGCTCTCACAGAGCGCCTCAAAGAGTTATTAACGCTGGTGGAGTTACCCATCGAAACGCTCGCCAAATACCCGCACGAGCTCAGTGGAGGCCAAAGACAGAGGGTTAACTTAGCCAGAGCACTGGCCGTTGGTGCTGAGGTTATTCTTGCTGATGAACCCACCTCGATGTTGGACGTTTCGATTCGACTTGGCGTGTTGAACTTGATGCAAAAAATGAAGAAAGAATTAGGCATAGGCTTTTTGTACATAACCCACGATCTTGCCACGGCACATTACATCGCAGAAGAGACAGCGGTGATGTACAAAGGGCAGATCGTTGAATGGGGATCAACCCAGTCGATCTTAACCAATCCACAACACCCGTACACTAAGTTGTTGATCTCTGCCGTCCCTGATCCCGATCTGCCATTTGGCGAACTCGTCAAAAATGAGCCAAACTATTCAATAGACGCTGATCGTATTCGAGAGCAGAGCAGTGAAATACAGCATGAAATCAAACAAGTTGCTGATAATCACTTTGTAAAACAGTGGGATAACGTTGCATGA
- a CDS encoding fumarylacetoacetate hydrolase family protein has protein sequence MKLATKKNGTRDGLLMVVSKDLKQCVPTTEIFHAMHLAPTMQVALDNWDSVVSQLEELYTSLNNGHVTGSEVFASQYCESPLPRAYQWADGSAYVNHVELVRKARGAEMPESFWVDPLMYQGGSDAFIGPRDNIEFASDEWGIDFEGEVAVVTGDVPMGVSAKQAHDSIRLLMLVNDVSLRGLIPAELAKGFGFFQSKPSSAFSPVAVTPDELGEQWKGSKVYLPLISTYNDQPFGCPNTGVDMTFNFAELVVHAAKTRPLSAGAIIGSGTVSNKQGTDHGTSIAEGGVGYSCIAEVRMIETIRDGKPSTQFMSFGDSIKLEMFDAAGDSIFGAIDQKVSQYRAL, from the coding sequence ATGAAATTAGCAACCAAGAAAAATGGTACTCGCGACGGCCTATTGATGGTCGTGAGTAAAGATCTCAAACAGTGTGTACCTACCACCGAAATCTTTCACGCGATGCATCTGGCCCCCACCATGCAGGTGGCTTTGGATAACTGGGACAGCGTTGTTTCTCAGTTAGAAGAGTTATACACCTCGTTAAACAACGGGCATGTGACAGGCAGTGAAGTGTTTGCGTCTCAGTATTGTGAATCGCCTCTGCCACGCGCTTATCAATGGGCTGATGGCAGCGCATATGTAAACCACGTTGAGCTGGTGCGTAAAGCGCGTGGTGCTGAAATGCCAGAAAGCTTCTGGGTCGATCCACTGATGTATCAAGGCGGTTCAGATGCGTTTATCGGCCCTCGTGACAACATCGAATTTGCCAGCGACGAATGGGGTATCGATTTCGAGGGTGAGGTTGCGGTTGTAACTGGTGACGTACCAATGGGTGTTAGCGCCAAGCAAGCGCATGATTCGATTCGCTTGTTGATGTTGGTGAACGATGTGTCGCTGCGTGGCTTGATTCCGGCTGAACTTGCTAAGGGTTTTGGTTTCTTCCAGTCGAAGCCTTCTTCGGCGTTCTCTCCTGTCGCTGTGACACCTGATGAGCTTGGTGAGCAATGGAAAGGCAGCAAGGTGTATTTACCGTTGATATCGACCTACAACGACCAGCCTTTTGGTTGCCCGAATACGGGCGTCGATATGACCTTCAACTTTGCAGAGTTGGTCGTCCATGCAGCAAAAACTCGCCCACTATCGGCAGGGGCTATTATCGGTTCAGGCACTGTATCGAATAAGCAAGGCACTGACCACGGCACCTCAATTGCAGAGGGCGGCGTGGGCTATTCATGCATTGCCGAGGTACGCATGATAGAGACGATTCGCGATGGCAAACCTTCGACTCAATTCATGTCGTTTGGCGATTCGATCAAGCTTGAGATGTTTGATGCGGCGGGTGACTCCATTTTTGGCGCAATTGACCAAAAAGTTAGCCAATATCGAGCGTTATAG
- a CDS encoding ABC transporter ATP-binding protein, which translates to MSVGNSEKPLLEVKNLCVDYITDDGDFNAVKSVSFNIGQGEIFGLAGESGCGKSTIAFAINRLHKPPAFISGGQILFGGQDLLSLSDSHLNTLRWSEIAMVFQSAMNSLNPVLTIEEQFADVLRHHKGMTNEQAKDRAEKLLDLVNIPRHRLTEYPHQFSGGMRQRLVIAIALALNPKLIIMDEPTTALDVVVQREILQQIHQLREEFGFSILFITHDLALMSQLCDRIAIMRHGKIVEVNNAHEIRNNPQHSYTQKLWSSFPNIHEHAHATAC; encoded by the coding sequence ATGTCTGTGGGAAATTCAGAGAAACCACTTCTCGAAGTGAAGAATCTATGTGTCGACTACATCACCGATGACGGTGATTTCAATGCAGTCAAATCCGTTAGCTTTAACATAGGCCAAGGCGAGATTTTCGGCTTAGCCGGAGAATCCGGTTGTGGCAAAAGCACCATCGCATTTGCCATTAACCGCCTGCATAAGCCGCCAGCTTTCATCTCAGGAGGCCAGATACTATTTGGTGGGCAAGACCTACTGAGCTTATCGGACAGCCATTTGAATACCTTGCGTTGGAGTGAGATCGCGATGGTGTTCCAAAGCGCCATGAATTCACTCAATCCAGTATTAACCATCGAAGAGCAGTTTGCTGATGTGCTGCGTCACCATAAAGGCATGACCAATGAACAGGCCAAAGATCGCGCCGAGAAACTGCTCGACCTTGTCAATATTCCACGCCATCGCCTAACAGAGTACCCGCATCAGTTCAGTGGCGGTATGCGTCAGCGTTTGGTGATTGCCATTGCTCTCGCCCTTAACCCGAAGCTCATCATCATGGACGAGCCAACCACAGCGCTGGATGTGGTGGTACAGCGCGAAATATTGCAGCAGATACACCAACTCAGAGAGGAGTTTGGTTTCTCGATACTCTTCATCACCCATGACCTCGCACTAATGAGCCAACTGTGTGATCGCATTGCCATCATGCGCCACGGCAAGATAGTTGAGGTCAATAACGCCCATGAGATTCGTAACAACCCACAACACTCCTACACCCAAAAGCTATGGAGTTCTTTCCCTAATATTCATGAACATGCTCACGCGACGGCGTGCTAG
- a CDS encoding NADAR family protein has translation MTVIFNATNFKVKAKICDVVGKEKAMSNSVAQAKEVLFYEPEDPNGYLSNFAACPIKVGDQVWATSEHYYQAMKFASEALRNTILEASTPAEAFSLSRDYEDQVRDDWYDIRVEVMQFIVTEKFRQNPQFALFLTNTGDSVIKEHSHKDHFWGDGGDGTGENHLGKILMAVRHQLRTQQLHLIASH, from the coding sequence TTGACAGTCATATTCAACGCCACTAATTTTAAAGTTAAAGCAAAAATATGCGATGTCGTTGGTAAGGAGAAGGCTATGTCTAATTCTGTGGCTCAAGCTAAAGAAGTGCTGTTTTACGAACCCGAAGATCCGAACGGATACCTGTCAAATTTTGCCGCTTGTCCTATCAAGGTCGGTGATCAAGTTTGGGCAACCAGCGAACATTATTATCAAGCGATGAAGTTTGCGTCCGAAGCGCTACGCAATACCATTTTGGAAGCCAGTACGCCTGCCGAAGCGTTCTCTTTAAGTCGTGACTACGAAGACCAAGTTCGTGACGATTGGTATGACATTCGTGTTGAAGTGATGCAGTTTATTGTGACAGAGAAGTTCAGACAGAATCCACAGTTTGCGCTGTTTCTTACCAACACCGGAGATTCGGTGATCAAAGAACATTCGCACAAAGACCACTTCTGGGGCGATGGCGGCGATGGAACCGGCGAGAACCATTTGGGTAAGATTCTGATGGCAGTGCGTCACCAGCTTCGTACTCAGCAACTGCATTTGATTGCTTCGCACTGA
- a CDS encoding response regulator — translation MVTKGKRYIGLSRQLIGVIIAISTLFTVIVTGLGLYVEYQSRVSFISSQVEQVKAGYLSGLTSSLWVEDRAQLFVQAEGIFRLPSVSYLLIESPDEKILELGQKTEGQSYSQSWEMVHQMGGTDFPLATLTVQSDLSMILNDFEERVLLLLAFEAVKIFLLSLVCLTIVYRLVVKRLMTMSSQINLQQVEDNKPRFLTPTDSTYKDEISTLESSYNQSIERIRQQYKELEKAKDVAEVANRNKSEFLANMSHEIRTPMNGIIGLSSLLSEMDMPKEQKEYINMLNTSSLTLLDLINDILDYSKIEAGRLELQQEPMKMMGIAADVESTFRVKAEQKGLRFQLAIDPKIPTMVIGDGTQLRQVLNNLVGNAIKFTEHGHVTLSLRLEEVVEPEQKLRVKFEVVDSGIGIAEDKQKSVFDKFQQADGSTTRIYGGTGLGLTICEKIVTLMGSKLELTSVEGQGSTFYFTADFDPCLEADEGNIDFNQVSVLLVDDSQLNMRITSTQLQSFGVKSECCETANQALELVSESVAKSSPYDLVLIDKVMPSVDGFQLARSLVERFGRECPKLVMISADPRKQDEARAKQVGFVAYIARPYQDNQLKWTISEVLARAADTSVFTYPNRGEVAFKDNEPVLLTKPAAVVKEAPTVSVNASQADKQAPIEAESKPVAAAGEFSGTVLVVEDSRVNQQVAKMMLKKLGFEVDIADNGEIGVEKFKANEYEMIFMDCQMPVLDGFEATKQIRALEEGSAKHIPIVALTANVVQRDKHLCFDVGMDEFLPKPVNQGKLREIVASFLSDKSKLTDESEQKIV, via the coding sequence ATGGTGACAAAAGGAAAACGCTATATTGGACTCTCCCGACAGTTGATCGGGGTAATCATCGCAATCAGCACCTTGTTCACAGTTATAGTGACAGGTCTCGGGTTGTATGTGGAGTACCAAAGTCGAGTTTCTTTTATCAGCTCTCAGGTCGAACAGGTTAAGGCCGGTTATCTCTCCGGTTTAACGTCCAGCTTGTGGGTCGAAGACCGTGCTCAACTGTTTGTGCAAGCAGAAGGCATCTTTCGTTTGCCGTCTGTGAGTTACCTTCTGATCGAAAGTCCCGATGAAAAAATTCTAGAGTTAGGTCAAAAGACCGAAGGCCAATCTTATTCTCAGTCTTGGGAAATGGTGCACCAAATGGGTGGTACAGATTTCCCATTGGCAACGCTCACGGTGCAATCTGATTTAAGTATGATTCTCAATGACTTTGAAGAACGAGTGCTACTGTTGCTCGCCTTCGAAGCCGTCAAAATATTCTTGCTGTCTCTGGTATGTTTAACCATCGTCTATCGCCTTGTCGTAAAACGTTTGATGACCATGTCTTCTCAGATCAACCTACAACAGGTCGAAGACAACAAACCGCGCTTCTTAACGCCGACTGACTCTACTTACAAAGATGAGATCTCGACACTCGAGAGCAGTTATAACCAGTCTATTGAACGTATTCGTCAACAGTACAAAGAGCTAGAAAAAGCCAAAGACGTTGCTGAGGTGGCCAACCGCAATAAAAGTGAATTCCTTGCCAATATGAGTCACGAAATCCGTACCCCAATGAATGGGATTATCGGGTTGTCGTCTTTGCTCTCTGAAATGGATATGCCGAAAGAGCAAAAAGAGTACATCAACATGCTCAACACCTCTTCGCTTACTTTGCTCGACTTAATCAATGACATTCTCGATTACTCGAAGATCGAGGCGGGACGACTAGAGCTTCAGCAAGAGCCGATGAAAATGATGGGCATTGCGGCCGACGTTGAATCAACCTTCCGAGTGAAAGCGGAGCAGAAAGGGCTTCGATTCCAATTAGCGATCGACCCTAAGATCCCAACCATGGTGATTGGCGACGGTACTCAACTAAGACAAGTCCTAAATAACTTAGTAGGCAACGCGATTAAATTTACCGAGCACGGCCACGTCACGCTCTCACTTCGTTTGGAAGAAGTGGTTGAGCCTGAGCAAAAACTCAGAGTGAAATTCGAGGTTGTCGACAGCGGTATCGGTATTGCAGAAGACAAACAGAAATCGGTGTTCGATAAGTTTCAACAAGCCGACGGCAGTACCACGCGTATTTACGGAGGCACAGGGCTTGGTCTAACAATATGCGAGAAGATCGTGACATTGATGGGCAGCAAGCTTGAACTCACCAGTGTTGAAGGTCAGGGCAGTACCTTCTATTTTACGGCTGACTTTGACCCGTGTTTAGAAGCCGATGAAGGCAATATCGATTTCAATCAGGTTTCGGTCTTGCTGGTGGATGATAGCCAGCTGAACATGCGTATAACGTCTACACAGCTTCAATCTTTCGGTGTTAAGTCTGAGTGCTGTGAAACGGCAAACCAAGCGTTAGAGTTGGTTTCAGAGTCTGTGGCTAAGTCATCACCTTATGATCTCGTGCTGATAGACAAAGTGATGCCGTCCGTTGATGGCTTTCAACTGGCGAGAAGCTTAGTTGAACGCTTTGGTCGCGAGTGTCCTAAGTTAGTGATGATCTCTGCTGATCCTAGAAAGCAAGATGAAGCTCGTGCTAAACAAGTCGGTTTTGTTGCCTACATTGCGCGTCCTTACCAAGATAATCAGCTTAAATGGACCATCAGTGAGGTACTCGCGAGAGCCGCTGATACTTCAGTCTTTACTTATCCGAACAGAGGCGAGGTTGCGTTTAAAGACAATGAACCAGTGTTGTTAACTAAACCTGCGGCGGTTGTTAAAGAGGCACCCACTGTTTCTGTAAACGCCTCACAAGCCGATAAACAAGCTCCAATTGAAGCAGAGTCAAAACCTGTCGCGGCTGCCGGAGAATTTAGTGGTACGGTTTTGGTCGTTGAAGACTCGCGAGTAAACCAGCAAGTTGCCAAGATGATGCTCAAGAAGCTTGGGTTTGAGGTTGATATTGCCGACAATGGTGAAATTGGTGTCGAGAAATTCAAGGCTAACGAATACGAGATGATCTTTATGGATTGTCAGATGCCAGTTCTCGATGGCTTTGAAGCGACCAAGCAGATCCGAGCGCTCGAAGAAGGGTCTGCAAAGCACATTCCAATCGTTGCGCTGACGGCCAACGTTGTACAGCGAGACAAGCATCTATGCTTCGATGTAGGCATGGATGAGTTTTTACCAAAACCTGTTAATCAAGGGAAACTGAGAGAGATCGTAGCCAGTTTCTTGTCGGATAAGAGTAAACTAACGGACGAAAGTGAGCAGAAAATTGTTTAG
- a CDS encoding transcriptional regulator, which produces MNELDTWLERIGDWYKDRKHDQVDRLEPLILTPPDALWGPLITDEQSKGIACWLDGCLRIFTFYRHLADSSNQELSSQEASSSSHQDKAYQYLMFAYSKLQAVSCDPKSEADLQEWCTQRLQHLCVLALEFTNQQQEPRWKAESEKLIESHVRFMATHPRNDDQGSIQRHLH; this is translated from the coding sequence ATGAATGAACTAGACACTTGGTTAGAGCGGATCGGAGATTGGTACAAAGACCGAAAGCATGATCAAGTGGACCGGTTAGAACCTTTGATCTTAACGCCTCCAGATGCGCTCTGGGGGCCATTGATCACGGATGAGCAGAGCAAAGGCATCGCATGTTGGTTAGACGGGTGCCTGAGAATCTTTACTTTCTATCGCCACCTCGCGGATTCATCGAATCAGGAGTTGTCTTCGCAAGAGGCCAGCAGCTCAAGCCATCAAGATAAAGCCTACCAATACCTGATGTTTGCCTATAGCAAGCTGCAAGCGGTGTCATGTGACCCAAAATCAGAAGCTGACTTGCAAGAGTGGTGTACACAGCGGCTACAACACTTGTGTGTATTGGCTTTGGAGTTTACGAACCAACAGCAAGAACCACGTTGGAAAGCAGAATCAGAAAAATTGATCGAATCGCATGTGCGTTTTATGGCAACCCATCCCCGAAACGATGATCAAGGCAGCATTCAACGCCATCTCCACTGA
- the hppD gene encoding 4-hydroxyphenylpyruvate dioxygenase, with the protein MVDTYNPLGTDGFEFVEYTAVDHKGIEQLKALFVSLGFAEIAKHRSKEAWLYRQGDINFIVNEQPHSQAEAFAKVHGPSVCGMAFRVNEATAAMEQAFKGGGEEYKTEIGPMELSIPAIYGIGESLLYFVDRYGKQSIYDVDFRFYDDAEQRMAEANVGLYEIDHLTHNVKQGNMDVWSGFYERIGNFREIRYFDIEGKLTGLVSRAMTSPCGKIRIPINESSDDKSQIEEFIREYNGEGIQHIALATDDIYKTVKTLRDRGMDFMPTPDTYYEKVDERVKGHGEDTDLLRDLRVLIDGAPTKDGILLQIFTQTVIGPVFFEIIQRKGNEGFGEGNFKALFESIEEDQIRRGVLDDA; encoded by the coding sequence ATGGTGGATACATACAACCCGCTTGGCACGGATGGATTCGAGTTTGTTGAATACACGGCCGTTGACCACAAGGGAATTGAGCAACTTAAAGCGCTGTTTGTGTCACTTGGTTTTGCTGAGATCGCCAAGCACCGTTCAAAAGAGGCTTGGCTGTATCGACAAGGTGACATCAACTTTATCGTTAATGAACAACCACACAGCCAAGCGGAAGCGTTCGCCAAGGTGCATGGGCCATCGGTGTGCGGCATGGCTTTTCGTGTCAACGAAGCAACCGCTGCAATGGAACAAGCGTTTAAGGGCGGTGGTGAAGAGTACAAAACAGAAATAGGGCCGATGGAGCTGAGCATTCCTGCCATTTACGGCATAGGTGAAAGCCTGCTCTATTTTGTGGATCGCTATGGCAAGCAGAGCATCTATGACGTCGATTTCCGATTCTATGACGATGCGGAACAGCGTATGGCCGAAGCTAATGTTGGCTTGTATGAAATCGACCATCTCACGCACAACGTGAAGCAAGGCAACATGGACGTGTGGTCTGGGTTTTATGAGCGCATCGGTAACTTCCGCGAGATTCGCTACTTCGATATTGAAGGTAAACTGACTGGCCTTGTGAGCCGCGCTATGACCTCACCATGTGGCAAGATCCGCATCCCTATCAATGAGTCTTCAGACGACAAATCACAAATCGAAGAGTTCATTCGCGAATACAACGGTGAAGGTATACAACACATCGCGCTCGCAACGGATGACATCTACAAAACGGTGAAAACCCTGCGTGATCGCGGCATGGACTTTATGCCAACTCCAGATACCTATTACGAGAAAGTCGACGAGCGTGTGAAGGGCCACGGTGAAGACACCGATCTGCTGCGCGACCTACGCGTTCTGATTGATGGCGCGCCGACCAAAGACGGCATCTTGCTGCAAATTTTCACACAGACGGTAATTGGTCCTGTGTTCTTTGAAATCATTCAGCGTAAAGGCAACGAAGGCTTTGGTGAAGGTAACTTCAAAGCGCTATTTGAATCGATTGAAGAGGACCAGATTCGTCGAGGAGTATTAGACGATGCATAA
- a CDS encoding HAD family hydrolase: MFKPLYVFDMDETLINADAAMLWNEFLVEKGIATAPNFIDEDKRLMGLYSEGKLNMEDYLTFSMQPLADMPTEQVTALVEECVEQHILPKQFKQSKPLIEQLENDDIDMLIISASVTFLVEAVGRKIGIENALGIDLIENQGRFTSQISGVPSYREGKVTRLKAWLDNQETNYSDIHFYTDSINDLPLCEHADFAYLVNPCPRLKALADQPNWSILNWD; the protein is encoded by the coding sequence ATGTTCAAACCTTTGTATGTATTTGATATGGACGAAACGCTGATCAATGCCGATGCAGCGATGCTCTGGAATGAGTTCTTGGTTGAAAAGGGCATTGCCACTGCGCCCAACTTTATTGATGAAGATAAACGCTTAATGGGACTGTATTCGGAAGGCAAACTGAACATGGAAGATTACCTAACGTTTTCCATGCAGCCGTTAGCCGATATGCCAACAGAGCAAGTGACTGCGTTGGTGGAAGAGTGTGTTGAACAGCATATTCTGCCTAAACAGTTCAAGCAGTCGAAACCTTTGATTGAGCAGCTTGAGAATGATGATATCGATATGCTGATTATCTCTGCCAGCGTGACTTTCTTAGTGGAAGCGGTGGGTCGTAAGATTGGTATCGAGAACGCACTCGGTATTGATTTGATTGAAAACCAAGGCCGTTTTACTTCTCAAATCTCAGGTGTACCAAGCTACCGTGAAGGCAAAGTAACGCGTTTAAAAGCGTGGTTAGACAATCAAGAAACTAACTACTCAGACATTCACTTTTATACGGATTCAATCAACGACTTACCTTTGTGTGAACACGCTGACTTTGCCTATCTGGTGAACCCATGCCCGCGTTTGAAAGCGTTAGCCGATCAACCGAATTGGTCGATTCTCAACTGGGATTAA